TGCGCAACCTCGAGGACACGAATGCCCTGCATTACCTTGACCATTTCTCTCACCACTCCGTCGTCAGGCCGTACGTCTGTTAACCGCGGACGCTACTTGGCGTCGAACGTCACCGGAAGCGCGGTCGGCGATCGGAAGGGCTGGCCATGGATATGCGGGTCGTCGTCGGTGAGCACCGTGAAGTTGGTCAAACGGCTCAGTAGACATTCGACCGCGACGCGCGTCTCCAGCCGCGCCAGGTGCAGACCCAGGCAGGTGTGCTCGCCGGCGGCAAACGAGATGTGTGGGACGGCCTTGCGAAAGATGTCGAATTCTTCGGCTCGTTCCCAGCGCGTTTCGTCGCGATTGGCCGAACCGATGCACACGCCGATCACCGAGCGCGCCGGAAGCGGCACGCCTTCCAGTTCGGTGTCCTCGGTGGTGAACCGTTGCACGGTGGTCAGCGGCGTTTCGTAGCGCAGGCCTTCCTCGATCGCCTGGCCGATCAGCGCGTGATCGGCTTGTACCGCGGCGAACTGTTGGGGATGGGTGAGCAGCAGATACAGCAGGTTTCCCGAGGACCGGTAGGTGGTTTCCAGCCCGGCGGGCAGCAGCAGCCGCAGGAACGAATAGATGGCCTCGTCGCTGAGCTTTTCGCCGTCGATCTCGGCCTCGACCAGATCGCCGATGATGTCCTGGGTGGGTCTGGAGGCGGGCTTGGACTTGCGCAGCTCGATCTGCTCGACGAAGTAATCCTTCAGTGCCGCCGACGCCTCGAAGGCCTTCTCGTAGTTGACGTGGTAGCTGATCAATTGCACGGCGCGCTTACGGAACATCGGCAGGTCTTCGTCCGGTAGGCCCAGCAGCCGGGCGATGACGCGGGTGGGGAACTCGAACGTGTAGTTCCGGATGAGGTCGGCGTTGCCGGTTTCGATGAATTCGTCGATCAACGCGTTGCAGATCGGCCGCACGATCGTCGGTTCCCACTGCGCCAGCGCCCGGGACTTGAACGCAGCCGACACCAGGTTGCGGTGTTCGCGATGCTTCTTGCCCTCCATCGCCAGGATGGTCGGGCCCATGAACAGGCCGATCGTCTTGTCGTAGGGCTTGGAGCTGAACACCCGCCCGTCCCGAAACACGGTGTTGACCGCGTTGAACGAGACCGCGGAGTACTCGTTCTTGGGCAACATGGACTCGGGTGTCCTGCTGTAATCCATGACCGTCCCGCGGAAAACACCGGACTGACGGCGCTTGTGCGCGAAGTACGGATAGGGGTCACGCAGATCGACGGTTTCCTCGCCGGTGCCGGCGGTGTGAACGTTTGTCGTCACCTGACTCTCCAGCATCTTCTTCCGTCTCAGCACGACCGGGCAGTCGTTACGTAAGATCGTACTGTAATTATTACAGTAGACAATATGGGCTAAGGAACGGCAGCGTCATGAGCACACTCGGTGAACGCGCTGACAGCACAGTCGATCAGCAGCGGGCGGATTTGGGCGCGATCCTGGCCAGGCAGCGCCGAGCATTCATCGACGACGGACCGCCGTCGCCGGCGCTGCGACGCAACCGGATCGACCGCCTGATGGCACTCGTCCTCGACAACACCGACGCGTTTGTCGACGCGATGGCCACCGATTTCGGCACCCGGTCCAAGGCGGCGACGTTGTTCACCGAGGTCATCGGGATGATCTCGGTGATTGAGCACACGAGATCCCATGTTGGGCAATGGATGCGGGCGACCAAGCTGATGCGCGCGGCAGCACTGTTCGGGCTGCGCGCCGAGGTGCAGCCGTCACCGCTAGGCGTGATCGGCATCATCGGTCCGTGGAACTTCCCGCTCAATCTCGTGATCCTGCCTGCCGCGACCGCGTTCGCCGCCGGCAACCGAGTGATGATCAAGATGTCGGAGGTCACCTCTCACACCGCCGAATTGATGAAGGCGACCGCGCCGAACTACTTCGACTCCGACGAACTCGCCATCGTCACCGGAGGTCCCGACGTCGCGGCGACGTTCTCGACACTGCCGTTCGATCACCTGTTCTTCACCGGTTCGCCCTCGGTCGGCGCCTTGGTGCAGCGGGCGGCCGCGCAGAATCTGGTCCCGGTAACCCTCGAGCTCGGCGGCAAAAACCCGGTCGTCGTCGCACCCGGCGCCAACATCCGTCGGTCCGCCGCCCGGATCGCGCAGGGCCGCATGGTCAACGGGGGACAGGTGTGTGTGTGCCCCGACTACGTCTTCGTCCCTGACGAACAGATCGACGCGTTCGTCGGCGTCGCGTCCGACACGCTGCGCGGCATGTTCCCCGACATCGTCGCCAACA
The Mycobacterium sp. 050128 genome window above contains:
- a CDS encoding cytochrome P450, whose translation is MTTNVHTAGTGEETVDLRDPYPYFAHKRRQSGVFRGTVMDYSRTPESMLPKNEYSAVSFNAVNTVFRDGRVFSSKPYDKTIGLFMGPTILAMEGKKHREHRNLVSAAFKSRALAQWEPTIVRPICNALIDEFIETGNADLIRNYTFEFPTRVIARLLGLPDEDLPMFRKRAVQLISYHVNYEKAFEASAALKDYFVEQIELRKSKPASRPTQDIIGDLVEAEIDGEKLSDEAIYSFLRLLLPAGLETTYRSSGNLLYLLLTHPQQFAAVQADHALIGQAIEEGLRYETPLTTVQRFTTEDTELEGVPLPARSVIGVCIGSANRDETRWERAEEFDIFRKAVPHISFAAGEHTCLGLHLARLETRVAVECLLSRLTNFTVLTDDDPHIHGQPFRSPTALPVTFDAK
- a CDS encoding coniferyl aldehyde dehydrogenase; this translates as MSTLGERADSTVDQQRADLGAILARQRRAFIDDGPPSPALRRNRIDRLMALVLDNTDAFVDAMATDFGTRSKAATLFTEVIGMISVIEHTRSHVGQWMRATKLMRAAALFGLRAEVQPSPLGVIGIIGPWNFPLNLVILPAATAFAAGNRVMIKMSEVTSHTAELMKATAPNYFDSDELAIVTGGPDVAATFSTLPFDHLFFTGSPSVGALVQRAAAQNLVPVTLELGGKNPVVVAPGANIRRSAARIAQGRMVNGGQVCVCPDYVFVPDEQIDAFVGVASDTLRGMFPDIVANSDYCSSVDEANFDRVVGLIEDARANGATVETIAPEGEPLPDRSSRKIAPTIVRDIDDTMKIASEEIFGPVLVVKGYSRLGEAIEYINARPAPLVAYWYGPDDDDFRNFVRNTRSGGVARNDFAAQMIPSAAPFGGVGRSGMGAYHGKAGFDAFSHHRSVVGSDLPFSVTGSAAPPFGKSMRMYADAMMRMTRARTRRRLKGSPRP